A stretch of Microbacterium sp. LWH3-1.2 DNA encodes these proteins:
- a CDS encoding RtcB family protein, which yields MERLTDRLLSWASLIDEKTVEQARTSSRMPFIHPHLALMPDAHLGKGATVGSVIPTLGAIMPAAVGVDIGCGMIAVRTQFTKAQLVAHDLTQLREQIERAVPLSAGRDNRKVVATAEPRVAELEELAEKAEFDPARYAGHWRLQLGSLGSGNHFIEVSVDELDRVWMFLHSGSRGVGNKIATHHIGVAQRLAKQWWIELADPDLAYLVEGTPEFRAYIRELRWAQHFALLNREEMMDRVARQLSEIMGTTVIEHERINCHHNFTESEKHFGTQVWVSRKGAIQADAGRPGLIPGSMGTASYVVEGLGNPLSLNSSPHGAGREYSRSAARRTFTHDQLRAAMRGIEFRDTDAFLDEIPQAYKPIDRVMADAADLVAVRHTLRQLVNVKGD from the coding sequence ATGGAGAGGCTCACAGACCGGCTGCTCTCGTGGGCGAGCCTGATCGACGAGAAGACCGTCGAGCAGGCCCGCACCTCGTCCCGCATGCCGTTCATCCACCCGCATCTGGCCCTCATGCCCGATGCCCATCTCGGGAAGGGCGCGACCGTCGGGTCGGTCATCCCGACGCTCGGGGCCATCATGCCCGCCGCCGTCGGGGTCGACATCGGCTGCGGCATGATCGCCGTACGCACCCAGTTCACGAAGGCGCAGCTCGTCGCGCACGATCTCACGCAGCTGCGTGAGCAGATCGAGCGGGCCGTTCCGCTCTCGGCCGGGCGTGACAACCGCAAAGTGGTCGCCACCGCCGAGCCCCGGGTCGCGGAGCTGGAGGAGCTCGCCGAGAAGGCCGAGTTCGACCCGGCGCGGTACGCCGGCCATTGGCGGCTGCAGCTCGGTTCGCTGGGGTCGGGCAACCACTTCATCGAGGTGTCGGTCGATGAGCTCGACCGCGTGTGGATGTTCCTCCACTCCGGTTCGAGGGGCGTCGGGAACAAGATCGCCACGCACCACATCGGTGTCGCGCAGCGCCTGGCCAAGCAGTGGTGGATCGAGCTTGCCGACCCCGACCTCGCGTACCTCGTCGAGGGCACGCCGGAGTTCCGCGCGTACATCCGTGAGCTGCGGTGGGCGCAGCACTTCGCTCTTCTCAATCGTGAGGAGATGATGGACCGCGTCGCACGTCAGCTCTCGGAGATCATGGGTACGACTGTGATCGAGCACGAGCGGATCAACTGCCACCACAACTTCACGGAGTCGGAGAAGCACTTCGGCACGCAGGTGTGGGTGTCCCGCAAGGGCGCGATCCAGGCGGACGCCGGTCGGCCGGGCCTCATCCCCGGTTCGATGGGCACCGCATCCTACGTCGTGGAGGGCCTCGGCAACCCGCTGTCGCTGAACTCCTCGCCGCACGGTGCGGGTCGCGAGTACTCGCGGAGCGCGGCGCGCCGCACCTTCACGCACGACCAGCTGCGCGCGGCCATGAGGGGGATCGAGTTCCGCGACACCGACGCGTTCCTGGACGAGATCCCGCAGGCGTACAAGCCGATCGACCGGGTCATGGCCGACGCGGCCGACCTCGTCGCCGTGCGCCATACGCTGCGGCAACTCGTCAACGTGAAGGGCGACTGA
- a CDS encoding aldo/keto reductase, whose product MSAIPTVTLNDGAWFPELGLGTYHLRGEEGIAAIVAAIDAGYRLLDTAVNYENEREVGEAVRRSDVDRGKLLVASKIPGRHHGRQEAIDSIKGSLDLLGLDRIDLQLIHWPNPSVGKYVDTWRGMIEARELGLVRSIGVSNFTEDQLTQLIEETGVVPAVNQVELHPYFPQEQLRAFHRTHGIRTESWSPLARRSELLTEQILTELATVHDVTPTQVVLRWHTHLGSTPIPKSADSDRQRENADVFGFTLTDDQLAAISALERGRLWNGDPLTHEEM is encoded by the coding sequence ATGAGCGCGATCCCCACCGTGACCTTGAACGACGGTGCCTGGTTCCCCGAGCTGGGACTCGGCACCTACCACCTGCGAGGCGAGGAGGGGATCGCGGCGATCGTCGCGGCGATCGACGCGGGCTACCGGCTGCTCGACACCGCGGTCAACTACGAGAACGAGCGCGAGGTCGGTGAGGCGGTGCGGCGCAGTGACGTCGACCGCGGCAAGCTGCTGGTCGCGTCCAAGATCCCCGGACGCCACCATGGCCGGCAGGAGGCGATCGACAGCATCAAGGGTTCGCTGGACCTGCTGGGCCTGGACCGCATCGACCTGCAGCTGATCCATTGGCCGAACCCCAGCGTCGGCAAGTACGTCGACACCTGGCGCGGCATGATCGAGGCGCGCGAGCTGGGGCTCGTCCGCTCGATCGGCGTCTCGAACTTCACCGAGGACCAGCTCACCCAGCTCATCGAAGAGACGGGCGTCGTGCCGGCGGTCAACCAGGTGGAGCTGCACCCGTACTTCCCGCAGGAGCAGCTGCGGGCGTTCCACAGGACCCACGGCATCCGCACCGAGAGCTGGAGCCCGCTCGCCCGACGCAGCGAGCTGCTGACCGAGCAGATCCTCACCGAGCTCGCCACGGTCCACGACGTCACTCCGACGCAGGTGGTGCTCCGCTGGCACACACACCTCGGCAGCACGCCGATCCCCAAGTCGGCCGATTCGGACCGCCAGCGCGAGAACGCGGACGTCTTCGGCTTCACGCTCACCGACGATCAGCTCGCCGCCATCAGCGCGCTCGAGCGCGGGCGCCTGTGGAACGGTGACCCGCTCACCCACGAGGAGATGTGA
- a CDS encoding amidase, with translation MYPVVEKTIAELRDALDAGEVTSVELVDAYLARIDAYDAPGTATALNAVIVRNPDARAEAAASDLRRAEGRTLGPLDGIPYTAKDSFMAKGLTVAAGSPAFADLVAQRDAFSIERLRQAGAVLIGLTNMPPMANGGMQRGVYGRAESPYNAEYLTSAFGSGSSNGSGTATAASFAAFGLGEETWSSGRAPASNNALCAYTPSRGVISVRGNWPLVPTMDVVVPHTRTMADLLEILDVLVADDPETRGDFWRAQPWIEIPDASALRPASYPALASADADAAAATLAGRRFGVPRMYINADPEAGTNPDGGIGGPTGTGIETRPSVLALWEKARMDLEAAGAEVVEVDFPAVTNYEGDRLGAPTIMTRGLVTEAFLQREIVDLSAWAWDDFLRANGDPTLDRLEDVDGAAIFPHPDGALPDRYTGFDDDIATYPAQVREHPYASFADIPEIEDGARGLEETRRIDLEDWMSILGLHAVIFPAVADIGPADMDVNEASADLGWRNGVWVANGNLAIRHLGIPTVTIPMGTMDDIGMPVGLTIAGRAYSDPDLLAWAAAFEALRPRRTAPPRTPELD, from the coding sequence ATGTACCCCGTGGTCGAGAAGACGATCGCCGAGCTCCGCGACGCACTCGACGCCGGGGAAGTGACCAGCGTCGAACTCGTCGACGCGTACCTGGCCCGGATCGACGCGTACGACGCACCCGGCACGGCGACCGCCCTCAACGCGGTGATCGTGCGCAATCCCGACGCGCGGGCCGAGGCGGCAGCATCCGATCTCCGTCGCGCCGAAGGCCGCACGCTCGGGCCGCTCGACGGCATCCCGTACACGGCGAAGGACTCGTTCATGGCGAAGGGCCTCACCGTCGCGGCGGGCTCGCCCGCGTTCGCCGACCTCGTCGCGCAGCGCGACGCGTTCTCGATCGAGCGCCTGCGGCAGGCCGGAGCGGTGCTCATCGGGCTCACCAACATGCCCCCGATGGCCAACGGCGGCATGCAGCGCGGCGTCTACGGCCGCGCCGAGAGCCCGTACAACGCCGAGTACCTGACCTCGGCGTTCGGGTCGGGCTCGTCCAACGGCTCGGGCACGGCGACCGCGGCGTCGTTCGCGGCGTTCGGGCTCGGCGAGGAGACCTGGTCGAGCGGCCGCGCGCCGGCATCGAACAACGCGCTGTGCGCCTACACGCCGTCGCGCGGGGTGATCTCGGTGCGCGGCAACTGGCCGCTCGTGCCCACGATGGACGTCGTCGTGCCCCACACCCGCACCATGGCGGACCTGCTCGAGATCCTCGATGTGCTGGTCGCCGACGATCCTGAGACTCGCGGCGACTTCTGGCGCGCGCAGCCCTGGATCGAGATCCCGGATGCCTCGGCCCTGCGCCCGGCGTCGTACCCGGCGCTCGCGTCGGCCGATGCGGACGCGGCCGCCGCGACCCTGGCCGGGCGCCGATTCGGCGTGCCGCGGATGTACATCAACGCCGACCCCGAGGCCGGGACCAACCCTGACGGCGGCATCGGCGGGCCGACCGGCACCGGGATCGAGACGCGGCCCTCGGTGCTCGCGCTGTGGGAGAAGGCCCGCATGGACCTCGAGGCCGCGGGCGCAGAGGTCGTGGAGGTCGACTTCCCGGCCGTGACGAACTACGAGGGCGACCGGCTGGGCGCCCCGACGATCATGACGCGCGGGCTGGTGACCGAGGCGTTCCTCCAGCGCGAGATCGTCGACCTGTCGGCGTGGGCGTGGGACGACTTCCTGCGGGCGAACGGCGACCCGACGCTCGACCGCCTCGAGGACGTCGACGGCGCGGCGATCTTCCCACACCCCGACGGCGCCTTGCCCGACCGCTACACCGGCTTCGACGACGACATCGCGACCTATCCGGCGCAGGTGCGCGAGCACCCGTACGCCTCGTTCGCCGACATCCCCGAGATCGAGGACGGCGCACGGGGCCTCGAAGAGACGCGGCGCATCGATCTCGAGGACTGGATGTCGATCCTCGGCCTCCACGCCGTCATCTTCCCCGCGGTCGCCGACATCGGGCCGGCCGACATGGACGTGAACGAGGCATCCGCCGATCTCGGCTGGCGCAACGGTGTCTGGGTCGCCAACGGCAACCTCGCGATCCGCCACCTCGGCATCCCGACCGTGACCATCCCGATGGGGACGATGGACGACATCGGGATGCCGGTGGGCCTCACGATCGCCGGGCGCGCGTACAGCGACCCCGATCTGCTCGCCTGGGCGGCGGCGTTCGAGGCGCTGCGGCCGCGCCGCACCGCTCCCCCGCGCACCCCCGAGCTCGACTAG
- a CDS encoding alpha/beta fold hydrolase — MAVVDRFAHAGATLVAERRGSGERMYVLIHGIGMGRTVFADLERHLGDGEVIAFDLPGYGEAPEPRRVLTIERTADLVAAYLRAHVRGPAVVIGHSMGAQVALEVAARHPAVVDRIVLIGPTVDPSARTAPRQLWRLLRDIALESPVVIARGAREYVRAGPRLRAKFHAMLRHRPEDVLPRVGVPALVLRGQDDLVAPPDWCRRLTEALPDGRLAEVAGHGHETMIRDAAPAARLIREFAGSA; from the coding sequence ATGGCGGTCGTCGACAGATTCGCGCACGCCGGCGCGACGCTCGTCGCCGAGCGCCGCGGGAGCGGCGAGAGGATGTACGTGCTGATCCACGGCATCGGCATGGGCCGCACGGTGTTCGCCGACCTCGAGCGGCATCTGGGCGACGGCGAGGTCATCGCCTTCGACCTCCCGGGCTACGGGGAGGCCCCCGAACCGCGTCGCGTGCTGACGATCGAGCGCACGGCCGACCTCGTGGCCGCCTACCTCCGGGCTCACGTGCGCGGGCCTGCGGTCGTCATCGGTCACTCGATGGGCGCGCAGGTCGCGCTCGAGGTCGCGGCGCGCCATCCGGCCGTCGTCGACCGCATCGTGCTCATCGGACCCACCGTCGACCCGTCCGCCCGGACGGCGCCGCGGCAGCTGTGGCGGCTCCTGCGCGACATCGCCCTCGAGAGCCCGGTGGTGATCGCGCGCGGTGCCCGGGAGTACGTGCGTGCGGGGCCGCGCCTGCGCGCGAAGTTCCACGCGATGCTCAGGCATCGTCCCGAGGATGTGCTGCCGCGCGTGGGGGTGCCCGCGCTGGTGCTCCGCGGCCAGGACGATCTCGTCGCCCCACCGGACTGGTGCCGACGGCTCACGGAAGCCCTGCCCGACGGCCGGCTCGCTGAGGTGGCGGGGCATGGCCACGAGACGATGATCCGGGATGCCGCACCCGCCGCGCGGCTCATCCGCGAGTTCGCCGGATCGGCGTGA
- a CDS encoding DUF1918 domain-containing protein, with protein sequence MQASVGDRVIIHGRVVGAVERAGEVIEVRGSEENPLLVVRYDDGHEAILSPGSDCEVRHAS encoded by the coding sequence ATGCAGGCGAGCGTCGGCGATCGCGTGATCATCCACGGCCGCGTAGTCGGTGCCGTGGAGCGCGCGGGTGAGGTCATCGAGGTCCGGGGCAGCGAGGAGAACCCGCTGCTGGTGGTCCGCTACGACGACGGGCATGAGGCGATCCTGTCGCCGGGAAGCGACTGCGAAGTCCGGCACGCGTCCTGA
- a CDS encoding GNAT family N-acetyltransferase, with protein sequence MTQLRFTKETDASRYTLHRGDDLVSVLDYRDDGRTVAMTRAYTIPSFRGHGYAGELVERAVEELEARGDRKVIPVCWYVADWFDANPSRRGILNPRP encoded by the coding sequence GTGACCCAGCTCCGCTTCACGAAAGAGACCGACGCCTCGCGGTATACCCTGCACCGCGGCGACGACCTGGTGAGCGTGCTCGACTATCGCGACGACGGCAGGACCGTGGCCATGACGCGCGCCTACACGATCCCCTCCTTCCGCGGGCACGGGTACGCCGGTGAACTCGTCGAGCGCGCCGTGGAAGAGCTCGAGGCGCGAGGCGACCGCAAGGTCATCCCGGTGTGCTGGTACGTCGCGGACTGGTTCGATGCGAACCCCTCGCGCCGCGGCATCCTGAATCCGCGTCCGTAG
- a CDS encoding winged helix-turn-helix domain-containing protein, which yields MSTTALLDRPTTAAPVRHLRAVNHPAAVEAPAAPAPEPAQPGGRALPAGTAPRGFALYVGIDEAKAAASGVNLGVLVDALRRTLAELAPSAETYATVALAPVGSGGRDVDVVRLALHEPSAVARTRQEEPEDEEPASGGVVVDISRKRVLIDGESAAFTFKEFELLQYLVLREGRTIERTELVTSLWQGATDDDAPGERTIDVHVRRLRAKLGRYEDIVRTVRGVGYRFDRHADVVIRYGHGTPSPDRF from the coding sequence ATGTCGACCACCGCCCTCCTCGACCGTCCCACCACCGCCGCTCCCGTCCGCCACCTCCGCGCCGTGAATCACCCGGCCGCGGTCGAGGCGCCCGCCGCCCCGGCACCCGAGCCCGCGCAGCCCGGCGGTCGCGCCCTGCCCGCCGGCACGGCGCCGCGCGGCTTCGCCCTCTACGTCGGCATCGACGAGGCCAAGGCCGCCGCTTCCGGTGTGAACCTCGGCGTGCTCGTCGACGCTCTCCGCCGCACGCTCGCCGAGCTCGCCCCGTCCGCCGAGACCTACGCCACGGTCGCCCTCGCGCCGGTCGGCTCGGGCGGCCGCGACGTCGACGTCGTGCGCCTCGCGCTGCACGAGCCGTCGGCCGTCGCCCGCACCAGGCAGGAGGAGCCCGAGGACGAAGAGCCGGCTTCGGGCGGCGTGGTCGTCGACATCTCGCGCAAGCGCGTCCTCATCGACGGCGAATCTGCCGCCTTCACCTTCAAGGAGTTCGAGCTGCTGCAGTATCTCGTACTCCGCGAGGGTCGCACGATCGAGCGCACCGAGCTCGTGACCTCGCTCTGGCAGGGCGCGACCGACGACGACGCCCCGGGCGAGCGGACCATCGACGTGCACGTCCGCCGCCTCCGCGCCAAGCTCGGCCGCTACGAAGACATCGTCCGCACGGTGCGCGGCGTCGGCTACCGCTTCGACCGCCACGCCGACGTCGTCATCCGCTACGGCCACGGCACCCCGTCGCCTGACCGCTTCTGA
- a CDS encoding SDR family oxidoreductase — protein sequence MRLAIAGGTGMTGGHIAAIARERGHDGVILSRRTGVELLSGAGLAGTLDGVDALIDVTNVTTAKPDVSVMFFAGATKSLLAAERIAHVAHHLALTIVGAEAAPDGYYAGKLVQERLVAGSDVPWTILRATQFHEYAAMVYHRGHAGAHVAPSGRVQPIAVHEVAAHLVDLAEQGPAGRTTDLAGPQEESLADMVHRYAHAIGRRAPVPVVNTPGALGRALRSGALLPGPEALRGTQTFAEWLDALPDA from the coding sequence GTGAGACTCGCCATCGCCGGCGGCACCGGCATGACGGGCGGGCACATCGCGGCGATCGCGCGCGAGCGCGGACACGATGGCGTCATCCTGTCGCGCCGCACGGGCGTCGAACTGCTGAGCGGTGCGGGCCTCGCGGGCACGCTCGACGGCGTCGACGCGCTCATCGACGTCACCAACGTGACGACCGCGAAGCCCGACGTGTCGGTCATGTTCTTCGCCGGTGCCACGAAGAGCCTGCTCGCAGCCGAGCGCATCGCACACGTCGCGCATCACCTGGCACTGACCATCGTCGGCGCCGAGGCCGCGCCGGACGGCTACTACGCCGGAAAGCTGGTGCAGGAGCGGCTGGTCGCCGGCAGCGACGTGCCGTGGACGATCCTGCGCGCGACCCAGTTCCACGAGTACGCGGCGATGGTCTACCACCGCGGCCACGCCGGCGCCCACGTCGCCCCGTCCGGCCGTGTGCAGCCCATCGCCGTGCACGAGGTCGCCGCGCATCTCGTCGACCTCGCCGAACAAGGCCCCGCGGGCCGCACGACCGACCTCGCCGGACCGCAAGAGGAGAGCCTGGCAGACATGGTGCACCGCTACGCCCACGCGATCGGCCGTCGCGCGCCGGTCCCCGTCGTGAACACGCCGGGCGCCCTCGGCCGCGCCCTCCGTTCGGGCGCGCTGCTTCCCGGTCCCGAAGCGCTGCGCGGCACTCAGACGTTCGCCGAGTGGCTCGACGCCCTGCCCGACGCCTGA
- a CDS encoding DNA-3-methyladenine glycosylase family protein — translation MTTSLSRIPRTRDAERFDQRATARDPRPDHGRPLETEYRPRHPLDLRRTVLYQRRGAGDPTIAVSGAVIWRVSRTPEGIATLAIRETHPGVIRGAAWGPGREWALAQLPALCGADDDLGDFDASPHPLIADAHHRNPGLRLSRTDLVFDALASAIFEQKVTGMQAFGAWRRIVTWCGERAPGPTPAPMFAPPTIDGWQHVPSWVWHRSGLEPPQSKTVVSTARRGDAIVRTVLAAGDGEAVDRVLISQPGIGPWTSAETRIRALGDPDAVSVGDYHLAHEVGYALTGHRTDDEGMLQLLAAWPGQRQRVIRLLGASGVREPRRGARLHPEDHRDR, via the coding sequence ATGACCACCTCGCTCTCGCGCATTCCTCGGACGAGGGACGCGGAGCGTTTCGATCAGCGGGCGACCGCCCGCGATCCCCGGCCCGATCACGGCCGGCCGCTCGAGACGGAGTACCGACCACGGCATCCGCTCGACCTCCGCCGGACCGTGTTGTACCAGCGACGCGGAGCGGGCGACCCGACGATCGCGGTCTCGGGCGCGGTCATCTGGCGCGTCAGCCGCACGCCCGAGGGCATCGCGACGCTCGCGATCCGCGAGACGCACCCCGGCGTGATCCGCGGCGCGGCCTGGGGGCCTGGCCGCGAGTGGGCTCTCGCGCAGCTTCCTGCGCTGTGCGGCGCCGACGACGACCTCGGCGACTTCGATGCGTCGCCGCATCCGCTCATCGCCGACGCCCATCACCGCAATCCGGGCCTGCGCCTCTCGCGCACGGATCTCGTGTTCGACGCACTGGCGAGTGCGATCTTCGAGCAGAAGGTGACCGGCATGCAGGCGTTCGGCGCGTGGCGGCGCATCGTCACCTGGTGCGGCGAGCGCGCCCCCGGCCCGACGCCGGCGCCGATGTTCGCGCCGCCCACGATCGACGGCTGGCAGCACGTCCCCTCGTGGGTCTGGCACCGTTCGGGCCTCGAGCCGCCGCAGTCGAAGACCGTCGTTTCGACGGCGCGGCGCGGCGACGCCATCGTGCGCACGGTCCTCGCCGCCGGCGACGGCGAGGCCGTCGACCGCGTGCTGATCAGCCAGCCCGGCATCGGTCCGTGGACCTCGGCCGAAACCCGCATCCGGGCTCTCGGCGACCCCGACGCGGTGAGCGTCGGCGACTACCACCTGGCTCACGAGGTCGGCTACGCGCTGACCGGCCACCGGACGGACGACGAGGGGATGCTGCAGCTCTTGGCCGCGTGGCCCGGGCAGCGTCAGCGCGTCATCCGTCTCCTCGGCGCCAGCGGTGTGCGCGAACCTCGTCGTGGCGCGCGCCTGCATCCCGAGGATCACCGCGACCGCTGA
- a CDS encoding 8-oxo-dGTP diphosphatase, which produces MSLPGVCVVLLLRRGPEGVEVLLGRKRAGLGRGKVVGICGRVEPGEGADEAAVREARREVGVRVEASDLYLAGTVEYHFPTRPAWSQQATVFVCRRWWGDPVGSDGMTPQWYSLDAVPYARMWDDASRWLPGVLRGGTVDARFTFGADLATVVLTAE; this is translated from the coding sequence ATGTCCTTGCCCGGGGTCTGCGTGGTGCTTCTGCTGCGGCGCGGGCCGGAGGGCGTGGAGGTTCTGCTGGGGCGCAAGCGCGCAGGGCTCGGCCGGGGCAAGGTCGTGGGCATCTGCGGCCGGGTCGAGCCGGGCGAGGGCGCCGACGAGGCCGCTGTGCGCGAAGCCCGGAGGGAGGTCGGCGTGCGGGTCGAGGCATCCGATCTCTATCTCGCCGGCACGGTCGAGTACCACTTCCCCACCCGGCCCGCGTGGTCGCAGCAGGCGACCGTCTTCGTCTGCCGGCGGTGGTGGGGCGATCCGGTCGGGAGCGACGGGATGACGCCGCAGTGGTACTCCCTCGACGCCGTGCCCTACGCGCGCATGTGGGACGACGCCTCGCGGTGGCTGCCGGGCGTGCTCCGCGGCGGCACCGTCGACGCCCGCTTCACCTTCGGCGCGGACCTCGCCACGGTGGTGCTGACCGCCGAGTGA
- a CDS encoding VOC family protein produces MPSLNPYLSFKNQAREAMTFYQTVFGGDLDISTFGQFEGMVQDPSENDLVMHAQLTSPDGFVLMGADTPTGMNYEKPAGISVSVSGDDEASLQGFWDKLADGGTITMPYDTPPWGGKFGMLTDRFGIDWMVAVNARQG; encoded by the coding sequence ATGCCCAGCCTCAACCCGTATCTCTCCTTCAAGAACCAAGCCCGTGAGGCGATGACCTTCTACCAGACCGTTTTCGGGGGCGACCTCGACATCTCGACGTTCGGCCAGTTCGAGGGGATGGTGCAGGACCCCTCCGAGAACGATCTCGTGATGCACGCACAGCTCACCAGCCCCGACGGCTTCGTCCTGATGGGCGCCGACACGCCCACCGGCATGAACTACGAGAAGCCGGCCGGCATCTCGGTCTCGGTGAGCGGTGACGACGAGGCCTCGCTGCAGGGCTTCTGGGACAAGCTCGCCGACGGCGGCACCATCACGATGCCGTACGACACGCCGCCGTGGGGCGGCAAGTTCGGCATGCTCACCGACCGCTTCGGCATCGACTGGATGGTGGCGGTCAACGCGCGGCAGGGCTGA
- a CDS encoding agmatine deiminase family protein — translation MAWRMPHESEPHERTWMAFPNEGPTLGDDPAEQERFYAAWSAVANTVANFEPVTMLVDPSKAHRARRMLDSAIDIVETPVDEFWFRDHGPTFVVDDERSGALGAVDWIFNGWGAPAWATWEKAAQHARFTADLADAEVVSSLLVNEGGGIHVDGEGTVLVTETVQLDPRRNRFADRARVEAELHRTIGATKVVWLPRGLTRDYDEFGTNGHVDIVATIPTPGRVLLHAQQNPEHPDFEVSRDLRAFLSAETDAAGRTFEIIDLPAPETLRDAEGFVDYSYVNHLVVNGGIIACGFGEDRADERARDILEAAYPGRRAVTVDARQIFAGGGGIHCITQQQPAVAR, via the coding sequence ATGGCCTGGAGGATGCCGCACGAGAGCGAGCCGCACGAGCGCACGTGGATGGCGTTCCCGAACGAGGGGCCGACGCTCGGCGACGACCCCGCAGAGCAGGAGCGCTTCTACGCCGCGTGGAGCGCGGTGGCCAACACCGTCGCGAACTTCGAGCCCGTGACGATGCTCGTCGATCCGTCGAAGGCGCACCGCGCGCGGCGCATGCTCGACTCGGCCATCGACATCGTCGAGACTCCGGTGGACGAGTTCTGGTTCCGCGACCACGGCCCGACGTTCGTCGTCGACGACGAGCGGTCCGGCGCACTCGGCGCCGTGGATTGGATCTTCAACGGCTGGGGTGCACCGGCGTGGGCGACGTGGGAGAAGGCGGCTCAGCACGCCCGCTTCACCGCCGACCTCGCGGACGCCGAGGTCGTGAGCTCGCTGCTCGTCAACGAGGGCGGCGGCATCCACGTCGACGGCGAGGGCACGGTGCTCGTCACCGAGACCGTGCAGCTCGATCCGCGCCGCAACCGCTTCGCCGACCGCGCCCGCGTCGAGGCCGAGCTTCACCGCACCATCGGCGCGACGAAGGTCGTGTGGCTCCCCCGCGGACTCACCCGCGACTACGACGAGTTCGGCACGAACGGGCACGTCGACATCGTGGCGACCATCCCCACGCCCGGTCGCGTCCTCCTGCACGCGCAACAGAACCCCGAGCACCCCGACTTCGAGGTGTCGCGGGATCTGCGCGCCTTCCTGTCGGCCGAGACGGATGCCGCGGGCCGCACCTTCGAGATCATCGACCTGCCCGCCCCCGAGACGCTCCGGGATGCGGAGGGCTTCGTCGACTACAGCTACGTCAACCACCTCGTCGTGAACGGCGGGATCATCGCGTGCGGATTCGGCGAGGACCGCGCCGACGAGCGGGCGCGCGACATCCTCGAAGCCGCGTACCCCGGGCGGAGAGCGGTGACGGTCGACGCGCGCCAGATCTTCGCCGGTGGCGGCGGCATCCACTGCATCACCCAGCAGCAGCCGGCGGTGGCCCGATGA
- a CDS encoding DUF1622 domain-containing protein, with amino-acid sequence MEEVFTAVAVGFEAIGAAAMIAGFVIALVLGARSLARHEGGQQAFTTLRTTLGGAILLGLEVLVAADLIRTITSKPSLEDAAILGLIVLIRTILSISIQIEIEGTLPWRRALLRSGGQLIGDAVAKDRAAQQTAGATRGSAAADPRAP; translated from the coding sequence ATGGAGGAGGTGTTCACCGCCGTCGCCGTCGGCTTCGAGGCGATCGGCGCCGCCGCCATGATCGCGGGCTTCGTGATCGCGCTCGTGCTCGGGGCTCGATCGCTCGCCCGTCATGAGGGAGGGCAGCAGGCGTTCACGACGCTGCGCACCACCCTCGGCGGAGCGATCCTCCTCGGGCTCGAGGTTCTCGTCGCGGCTGACCTGATCCGCACGATCACCTCGAAGCCGTCGCTGGAGGACGCCGCGATCCTCGGGCTCATCGTCCTCATCCGGACCATTCTGTCGATCTCGATCCAGATCGAGATCGAGGGCACCCTGCCGTGGCGTCGCGCCCTCCTGCGCAGCGGCGGTCAACTGATCGGCGACGCGGTGGCGAAGGATCGCGCGGCCCAGCAGACCGCCGGCGCGACGCGCGGATCCGCCGCCGCGGACCCGCGCGCGCCCTGA
- a CDS encoding TetR/AcrR family transcriptional regulator, which translates to MSSTSSRPRTRKAPAERAAEIVAAATAIAHEHGLRALTLRAVAERAGVASGLVAHYQPSMDDLVARVYADLVDEEVRDVERLVGAVADPAARLGALIDTLMDAAREDLTVVWVEGWAMARRNDALAHAVRAQMERWQSLVESIIADGCRTGAFSTTEPGEVAWELLGMIDGLNAQSLARGTDTARFAARTARAAETLVGARPGSVPVGS; encoded by the coding sequence ATGTCAAGCACATCGTCACGGCCGCGCACCCGCAAGGCTCCTGCCGAACGGGCCGCCGAGATCGTCGCAGCGGCGACGGCGATCGCACATGAGCACGGCCTCCGGGCGCTCACGCTGCGCGCCGTGGCGGAGCGGGCGGGGGTCGCGTCGGGCCTCGTCGCGCATTATCAGCCGTCCATGGACGACCTCGTGGCGCGCGTCTATGCCGACCTCGTCGACGAGGAGGTGCGCGACGTCGAGCGGCTCGTCGGCGCCGTCGCCGATCCGGCGGCCCGGCTCGGCGCGCTGATCGACACCCTCATGGACGCCGCGCGCGAGGACCTCACCGTGGTGTGGGTCGAGGGCTGGGCGATGGCCCGCCGCAACGACGCACTCGCACACGCCGTGCGTGCGCAGATGGAGCGCTGGCAGTCGCTCGTCGAGTCGATCATCGCGGACGGATGCCGCACCGGCGCGTTCTCGACCACCGAGCCCGGCGAGGTGGCGTGGGAGCTCCTCGGCATGATCGACGGGCTCAACGCGCAGTCCCTCGCCCGCGGCACCGACACGGCCCGGTTCGCCGCCCGTACCGCGCGCGCGGCCGAGACCCTCGTCGGCGCCAGGCCGGGATCGGTCCCGGTCGGCTCGTAG